One genomic window of Dehalobacter sp. includes the following:
- a CDS encoding FliH/SctL family protein, translated as MKLSTKTSVLKSKVIEITSPRILESPDPEKYRNRTNVYDTSSALAVLSVTEDRTVMEQCVTETASVAEEDWGPEVSDILAKARAEADELIAEAQKTSAEIIENARKESEALTVEYQEKVKSEIAPVAFTEGYNKGLEEAQSQADVITQQARNYLEMAQKILADEFNKADRELADLCLKICSRIIHTSLDIDPEILLGIIKNLTLLPSDKQSIKIHLSSKDWDWYKDLPAEYKPGYPVIVDETLKAGDAFLECSEGIFDARIELQLEKIEKYLKEELKYGRLEGACPEN; from the coding sequence ATGAAATTATCTACTAAAACCTCAGTTCTGAAGAGCAAAGTCATTGAAATTACTTCTCCGCGTATTCTGGAGTCACCGGATCCGGAAAAATACAGAAATAGGACGAATGTTTACGATACTTCGTCTGCCTTGGCCGTGCTGTCCGTTACTGAGGACCGTACGGTCATGGAGCAGTGTGTGACTGAAACGGCTTCGGTTGCAGAGGAAGACTGGGGACCGGAGGTTTCCGATATCCTGGCTAAAGCTAGGGCTGAAGCCGATGAGCTGATTGCCGAAGCCCAAAAAACATCAGCTGAAATCATTGAAAATGCTCGGAAGGAAAGCGAAGCCTTAACCGTCGAGTATCAGGAAAAAGTCAAAAGCGAGATTGCACCTGTCGCTTTCACGGAAGGTTATAATAAGGGGCTTGAAGAAGCTCAGTCTCAGGCCGACGTGATTACCCAGCAGGCCAGAAACTATCTGGAGATGGCCCAAAAGATCCTGGCGGATGAATTCAATAAAGCAGATAGGGAACTGGCAGACCTTTGCCTGAAGATTTGCAGCAGAATTATTCATACCTCATTGGACATCGATCCTGAAATTCTTTTGGGCATCATCAAGAATCTTACCCTGCTGCCCAGTGACAAACAGAGCATAAAAATTCACCTGTCCAGTAAAGATTGGGATTGGTATAAAGATCTCCCGGCTGAGTACAAACCTGGTTATCCGGTCATTGTCGATGAAACGCTCAAGGCCGGAGATGCATTTTTAGAATGTTCCGAGGGAATATTTGATGCCCGGATCGAACTGCAGCTGGAAAAGATAGAGAAATACCTCAAGGAGGAGTTGAAGTATGGCCGACTGGAAGGCGCTTGCCCAGAAAATTGA
- the fliG gene encoding flagellar motor switch protein FliG, which yields MSSGIFTGLQKAAVLLITLGPERSSEIIKFLSEPEIEQLTLEMSNMRKVSEEQRDSVIDEFHKMCLASNYIAQGGIEYARDVLERALGQQRAFDIIGRLSSSLKMRPFDIVRRTDPKQLFSFIQGEHPQTISLIMTHLPPDKAATILASLPQDLQAEVTKRIALMGRTSPEVLKEIEKVLENKISNLAPTDYTSSGGMQSVVDMLNRADPGTLKTVMDVLEMDDPDLAEQIKRQMFVFDDVILLDDRSVQLVLREVETKDLALALKGSNEDVTQKILTNMSSRSAGMLKEDMQFMGPVRLREVEEAQQKIVKVIRKLEEAGAIVISRGGADEIIY from the coding sequence ATGAGCAGCGGGATTTTTACGGGATTACAAAAAGCAGCAGTACTACTGATTACCTTGGGTCCGGAAAGATCTTCGGAGATCATTAAATTTCTTTCGGAGCCGGAGATCGAACAACTTACGCTGGAAATGTCCAATATGCGCAAGGTGTCTGAGGAACAGAGAGACTCGGTTATTGATGAATTTCATAAAATGTGTCTGGCCAGCAATTACATTGCACAAGGCGGCATTGAATATGCCAGGGATGTATTAGAAAGGGCTTTGGGACAGCAAAGAGCGTTTGATATTATTGGACGCTTGTCCTCTTCTTTGAAGATGCGTCCGTTTGACATTGTCCGCCGCACGGATCCCAAACAGCTGTTTTCTTTTATCCAAGGCGAGCATCCGCAAACAATTTCTTTAATTATGACTCACCTTCCGCCGGACAAAGCGGCTACGATTTTAGCGAGTCTGCCTCAGGATCTGCAGGCTGAAGTCACAAAAAGGATTGCCCTGATGGGAAGAACAAGCCCGGAAGTGCTGAAAGAAATTGAGAAGGTCCTTGAAAACAAAATCTCCAATCTTGCCCCGACCGATTATACATCTTCAGGCGGGATGCAGTCTGTCGTTGATATGCTTAACAGGGCAGATCCTGGTACGTTAAAAACCGTCATGGATGTTCTGGAAATGGATGATCCGGATCTCGCCGAACAGATTAAGCGGCAGATGTTTGTATTTGATGATGTCATCCTGCTTGACGATCGTTCTGTTCAGCTGGTGCTGCGTGAAGTTGAAACCAAGGACCTTGCCTTGGCCCTGAAAGGTTCCAACGAAGATGTCACGCAGAAGATTCTCACGAATATGTCCAGCAGATCTGCCGGTATGCTGAAGGAAGATATGCAGTTTATGGGCCCCGTTCGGCTGCGTGAAGTTGAAGAGGCCCAGCAGAAGATTGTCAAAGTAATTCGTAAGCTGGAAGAAGCTGGAGCAATTGTGATCTCCAGAGGTGGTGCAGATGAAATTATCTACTAA